A genomic segment from Bdellovibrionota bacterium encodes:
- a CDS encoding TSUP family transporter — protein sequence MNAMWGYLAVGFLGGIFAGFFGVGGGIVLVPILVWLFGMSQHQAQGISLAALLLPVGALGFWTYYRANPFPLTPALMIAIGLFLGGYFGGSFAQILPDRPLRIAFGILTVAAGIKLILGK from the coding sequence ATGAATGCCATGTGGGGTTATCTGGCGGTCGGTTTTCTCGGGGGCATTTTCGCCGGCTTTTTCGGTGTGGGCGGCGGAATCGTGCTGGTTCCGATTCTCGTATGGCTTTTCGGAATGAGCCAGCATCAAGCCCAGGGAATATCGCTTGCCGCGCTTCTCCTCCCGGTGGGCGCACTCGGCTTCTGGACGTATTACCGTGCGAATCCGTTCCCGTTGACGCCGGCGCTGATGATCGCGATCGGCCTTTTCTTGGGCGGTTATTTCGGAGGATCGTTCGCTCAGATCCTGCCCGACCGTCCGCTCCGAATCGCGTTTGGGATCTTGACCGTCGCCGCCGGAATCAAATTGATTCTGGGAAAATAG